A single genomic interval of Pyrus communis chromosome 7, drPyrComm1.1, whole genome shotgun sequence harbors:
- the LOC137741042 gene encoding AP2/ERF and B3 domain-containing transcription repressor RAV2-like gives MDLISCWSASTRDYSTVDQANGASSNKLPSSRYKGVVPQSNGRWGAQIYEKSNRVWLGTFDNEEEAAKTYDIASLKIRGLDAITQSSRNQMKPYECDVTEALFLESHSKAEIVDMLRKHSYANELEMYKHKLYNGCAACALGLDDGGRRMKCYHDLMDTCSRERELLFEKVATPSDVGRLNRMVIPKRHAEKHFQVHQSVGFGKGVLLKFEDEVGKVWRFGYCYWSSSQSYVLSKGWIRFVKEKKLKVGDVVRFERSVGEDKKLFIDCRSRNLDISGIGEMHGTVGDPPATVQDDGVVRLFGVNISRKHVHCRE, from the coding sequence ATGGATTTGATTAGTTGCTGGAGTGCGAGCACAAGGGACTACTCAACAGTGGATCAAGCAAACGGTGCAAGTTCAAACAAGTTGCCTTCTTCTAGGTACAAAGGAGTAGTGCCGCAGTCAAATGGCAGATGGGGAGCTCAGATATACGAGAAGAGTAATCGTGTGTGGTTGGGAACCTTCgataatgaagaagaagctgCTAAAACCTACGACATTGCCTCGCTAAAGATCCGGGGTCTTGATGCTATCACACAGAGCAGTCGAAACCAAATGAAACCCTACGAATGTGATGTCACCGAGGCCCTTTTCTTGGAGTCCCATTCCAAGGCTGAAATAGTTGACATGCTTCGAAAACATTCTTATGCCAACGAGCTCGAGATGTACAAGCATAAGTTATACAATGGTTGTGCGGCTTGTGCCCTAGGCCTTGATGATGGCGGAAGGCGTATGAAGTGTTACCATGATTTAATGGACACGTGTAGTCGCGAGAGGGAGTTGCTTTTCGAGAAAGTGGCAACACCAAGCGACGTAGGTAGATTGAACCGCATGGTTATACCAAAACGACATGCCGAGAAGCATTTTCAGGTTCATCAGAGTGTAGGGTTTGGTAAAGGAgtgttattgaaatttgaggatGAGGTGGGTAAAGTGTGGAGGTTTGGGTATTGTTATTGGAGTAGCAGTCAGAGTTATGTGTTGAGCAAAGGGTGGATTCGGTTTGTGAAGGAGAAGAAGCTGAAAGTTGGTGATGTTGTGAGGTTTGAGAGATCGGTAGGGGAGGATAAGAAGCTGTTCATTGACTGTAGATCTAGAAACCTCGACATTTCGGGGATCGGGGAGATGCATGGTACTGTCGGTGACCCTCCAGCGACGGTTCAAGATGATGGAGTGGTGAGGTTGTTCGGCGTCAACATATCACGGAAACATGTGCATTGCAGAGAATAG